From Chloroflexota bacterium, the proteins below share one genomic window:
- a CDS encoding CoA transferase, protein MQPLEGVRIIDLSGLAPGPFCSMVLSDLGADVTLIEAPPETRNTGPFDPNKDPVREAAFDPFRRNKRSIVLNLKQPSAQEVVHRMAKQADVFMEGFRPGVTARLGVDYATLRKHNKGIIYCSLTGFGQDGPYKMLPGHDINYLAIAGALSVIGGPEGKPVAPYNIIADFAGGGLFSAVAILSALWARQKTGEGQQIDISLTDNSAYLMAQPAYDHFSHGTQIRPGRMRLNGGFPDYDTFICKDGKYLSVGCLEVKFWENLCRALGKEEFIAARPPGDKPEEGSHIRAELTRIFLTRTRDEWFAYLFDKDVAVAKVNQVEEMANDAHLQARKMIVDVPGPRGQTYRQVGIGPRLSATPGKIRSAGVPPGASTREVLAELGYSTSDAAALLASGAAVQG, encoded by the coding sequence ATGCAACCGCTGGAAGGCGTCCGCATCATTGACCTTTCGGGCCTGGCGCCCGGGCCCTTCTGCTCCATGGTCCTCTCCGACCTGGGGGCCGATGTAACGCTCATCGAAGCGCCGCCTGAGACGCGCAACACAGGCCCCTTCGACCCGAACAAGGACCCGGTGCGCGAGGCGGCCTTCGACCCCTTCCGCCGCAACAAGCGGAGCATCGTGCTGAACCTCAAGCAGCCATCGGCGCAAGAGGTGGTCCACCGGATGGCGAAGCAGGCCGATGTCTTCATGGAAGGCTTCCGCCCCGGGGTGACAGCGCGGCTGGGCGTGGACTACGCGACGCTGAGGAAGCACAACAAGGGCATCATCTACTGCTCGCTCACGGGCTTCGGCCAGGACGGGCCCTACAAGATGCTGCCGGGGCATGATATCAATTACCTGGCCATCGCCGGGGCGCTCAGCGTGATCGGGGGGCCGGAGGGCAAGCCCGTGGCGCCGTACAACATCATCGCCGATTTTGCCGGGGGCGGGCTCTTCTCCGCGGTCGCCATCCTCTCGGCGCTGTGGGCGCGGCAGAAGACGGGCGAAGGCCAGCAGATAGACATCTCGCTGACGGACAACAGCGCCTACCTGATGGCGCAGCCCGCCTACGACCACTTCAGCCACGGGACGCAGATCCGCCCGGGCAGGATGCGGCTGAACGGCGGTTTTCCCGATTACGATACGTTCATCTGCAAGGACGGGAAGTATCTCTCCGTGGGCTGCCTGGAAGTGAAGTTCTGGGAGAACCTTTGCAGGGCCCTGGGAAAAGAGGAGTTCATCGCCGCGCGCCCCCCGGGCGATAAGCCGGAAGAGGGGTCGCATATCCGCGCCGAGCTCACGCGCATCTTCCTCACGCGCACCCGGGACGAGTGGTTCGCCTACCTGTTCGATAAGGACGTGGCGGTGGCGAAGGTGAATCAGGTGGAGGAGATGGCGAACGACGCGCACCTCCAGGCGCGGAAGATGATCGTGGATGTGCCTGGGCCGCGGGGGCAGACGTACCGGCAGGTGGGCATCGGTCCTCGCCTGAGCGCGACGCCCGGGAAGATCCGGAGCGCCGGCGTGCCTCCGGGAGCGAGCACGAGGGAGGTCCTGGCGGAGCTGGGGTACAGCACGTCCGATGCAGCGGCGCTCCTTGCCAGCGGCGCGGCGGTGCAGGGCTAG